A stretch of Lathyrus oleraceus cultivar Zhongwan6 chromosome 6, CAAS_Psat_ZW6_1.0, whole genome shotgun sequence DNA encodes these proteins:
- the LOC127097106 gene encoding AT-hook motif nuclear-localized protein 19, whose protein sequence is MANRWWTGPVGLGGMDNSVNSSPLVPKPDLGFSMNESAVTGVNNNNNNNEEDERENSDEQKGGAIETHNSTRRPRGRPSGSKNKPKPPIFITRDSPNALRSHVMEVASGTDIADSVVQFARKRQRGICILSASGTVVNVSLRQPTGPGAVVALPGRFDILSLTGSVLPGPSPPGATGLTIYLSGGQGQVVGGGVVGPLVAAGPVMLMAATFSNATYERLPVEDGDDQEGQQGGGGGGGGGGDESPPAGMGQLAGGSVGEGSSSIPVYNNVGGGLGVSNGQQLMNNHEAYNSPWGHGGRPPY, encoded by the coding sequence ATGGCGAACCGGTGGTGGACTGGACCGGTGGGTTTAGGCGGGATGGATAACTCGGTCAACTCATCACCACTAGTACCAAAACCGGATCTGGGGTTTTCCATGAACGAAAGTGCGGTGACAGGAGTgaataacaataacaataacaatgAAGAGGATGAGAGAGAGAACAGCGATGAACAAAAAGGAGGAGCTATAGAAACACACAACTCCACGCGCCGTCCACGAGGTCGTCCGTCAGGGTCGAAAAACAAACCGAAGCCACCGATATTTATAACAAGAGACAGCCCTAACGCGCTTAGAAGCCATGTGATGGAAGTAGCGTCAGGGACTGATATAGCTGATAGTGTTGTTCAGTTCGCTAGGAAACGACAGAGAGGTATTTGCATTCTGAGCGCAAGTGGAACCGTTGTTAATGTTTCTCTCCGGCAGCCTACAGGTCCTGGAGCTGTGGTGGCGCTTCCGGGGAGATTTGATATTCTGTCGTTGACTGGTTCGGTGCTTCCTGGACCTTCGCCGCCTGGTGCTACTGGTTTGACTATTTATCTTTCTGGAGGGCAGGGACAGGTGGTTGGTGGTGGAGTGGTTGGGCCGCTTGTGGCGGCGGGGCCGGTTATGTTGATGGCTGCGACTTTTTCGAATGCGACGTATGAGAGGTTGCCTGTGGAAGATGGTGATGATCAGGAAGGGCAGCAgggtggtggtggtggtggtggagGTGGTGGTGATGAGTCTCCTCCGGCTGGGATGGGACAGTTGGCGGGTGGATCGGTCGGAGAAGGTTCGTCGTCGATTCCGGTTTATAATAATGTTGGTGGTGGTTTAGGTGTTTCAAATGGACAACAGTTGATGAATAATCATGAAGCTTATAATTCTCCTTGGGGTCATGGTGGTAGACCACCTTACTAA